In the genome of Tautonia marina, one region contains:
- a CDS encoding DUF5658 family protein, protein MSEQDRRRRTRQTSWHTRHLLLESEIAWLIILSVLDVFLTWALLARGPRFIESNPLAAWVFHRFNIKGLVAYKFLLIAAVVVIAEGVEYAKEGRGRLVLRIGIIAAAAVVIYSVILNLRHPF, encoded by the coding sequence ATGAGTGAGCAGGATCGTCGCCGTCGCACCAGGCAGACTTCCTGGCATACCCGGCATCTTCTTTTGGAGTCGGAGATTGCCTGGCTGATCATTCTCAGCGTGCTCGACGTGTTTTTGACGTGGGCGTTACTTGCTCGGGGGCCTCGATTTATCGAGTCGAATCCGCTGGCTGCCTGGGTCTTCCATCGGTTCAACATCAAGGGGTTGGTAGCGTACAAGTTTCTCCTCATCGCGGCGGTGGTTGTGATTGCGGAGGGAGTCGAATACGCCAAGGAGGGCCGGGGGAGGCTCGTGCTCCGTATCGGAATCATCGCGGCGGCGGCCGTGGTGATTTATAGTGTGATCCTCAATCTTCGACATCCCTTCTGA
- a CDS encoding tetratricopeptide repeat protein, translated as MSDSPKSARRLALEESLAADPTDTFLRYGLAMQCLREGDLDEGRSRLEALIADHPDDQVASYQQLGQSYMDEGDPERARSYFVSGIAKAQALGDLKAAGEMQGFLELLG; from the coding sequence ATGTCCGACTCCCCAAAGTCTGCCCGCCGGCTTGCCCTCGAAGAAAGTCTCGCCGCCGATCCCACCGACACCTTTCTCCGTTATGGCCTTGCCATGCAATGTCTCCGAGAGGGAGACCTTGACGAGGGCCGAAGCAGGCTGGAGGCCCTCATCGCCGATCACCCGGATGACCAGGTCGCGTCCTACCAGCAGCTCGGACAATCCTACATGGATGAAGGCGATCCAGAACGGGCCCGCTCGTACTTCGTCTCAGGAATCGCGAAGGCTCAGGCGCTCGGCGACCTGAAAGCCGCGGGGGAAATGCAAGGGTTCCTCGAACTGCTCGGCTGA